From one Rosa rugosa chromosome 4, drRosRugo1.1, whole genome shotgun sequence genomic stretch:
- the LOC133743587 gene encoding uncharacterized protein LOC133743587: MLGVSSASPMLAHDFAIRFFFTTPDIITVAPNIGSLHVNCFSQNLNRATCAPSISKKKWVLHSTAKFENMTLTDDDRKTLEACRDTLSALSISNEEGDKILGKAFGLIHSPYWGEERKNKVPKFEIVCEKMDYLRSLNLSNDDLGKLLKKFPEVLGCNLEHELKTNVQVLEKEWGIKGKSLRNLLLRNPRVLGYNVDCKGDCMAQCTRCWVRF; the protein is encoded by the exons ATGCTCGGAGTATCCTCAGCCTCTCCAATGCTAGCCCATGATTTCGCAATACGCTTTTTCTTTACCACT CCTGATATTATAACTGTTGCACCAAATATCGGATCTCTACATGTGAATTGTTTTTCACAAAATCTGAATAGAGCAACTTGTGCACCAAGTATTTCTAAGAAGAAATGGGTATTGCATTCAACTGCAAAATTTGAAAATATGACTTTGACTGATGACGACAGGAAGACATTAGAAGCATGTCGTGATACTTTGTCTGCATTGAGTATCAGCAATGAAGAGGGAGACAAGATACTTGGGAAAGCTTTTGGTCTGATTCATTCACCCTACTGgggtgaagaaagaaaaaacaaagttcCAAAATTTGAGATTGTATGCGAAAAGATGGACTACCTTAGGAGTTTAAACCTGTCTAACGATGATCTGGGTAAGTTGCTTAAAAAATTTCCAGAAGTTCTTGGATGTAACCTTGAACATGAGCTGAAAACCAATGTCCAAGTTTTGGAAAAGGAATGGGGAATAAAAGGAAAATCTCTTCGAAATCTCCTCCTTCGAAATCCAAGGGTGTTGGGTTACAATGTTGATTGTAAGGGAGATTGTATGGCACAATGCACCCGTTGCTGGGTTCGATTTTAG
- the LOC133743403 gene encoding uncharacterized protein LOC133743403 isoform X3 has product MEEETLNPEPETVTSQENNNGDQPMLDAADQNPNSSSSDSDSDSGSDDEDQSQQNLEIQTLETELATNPSNYDAHVQYIKILRKMADIEKLRRAREAMSKLLPLTPSMWQDWAKDELAMGSGPETFSTVEKLYEQGVSDYLSISLWRDYLNFVRENDPSVKESSPAGISKARDLFERALTAAGLHVSEGNKIWEAYREFEQAIYDTIDGTDTQQAREKQIQRIRVIFQRQLSVPHVNMRSTLLAYKAWEMEQGTIVDTGFSDQDGISSHVAAAYQKALEIYNARVHFEEQISQHDMPEIERLEKFMNYLKFEQSSGDPARVQVLYERAIAEFPIASQLWLDYTSYLDKTLKVGGIISNVYSRAVKNCPWVGELWVRYLLSLERGHASEKEIAAVFCKSQQCTFSTLDEYVELFLTRIDGLRRRLSCPVEGEHALDYSLLRDTFQSASDYLSPQMKNTDVLLRLYAYWARLELHLGKDLVAARGVWESLLKISGTMMEAWLGYIAMEIESGHVNEARSIYRRCYSKKFPGTGSEDICYLWLRFEREFGSLDDFDYAERKVAPRLQELQLLRSKQESKLTEERENSLKKNVREKRKQASDVSDEQPPAKRQKDATQKQKKVHGKDYEVQNKAEQNEGKEMKAKGAKDVQNEMKEPVLEKTKVYADQCTAFVSNLSLKANNEHLYQFFSDVGGVVAIRILKDKFTGNSRGLAYVDFSDDAHLAAAIAKNKQTLLDRKLSIARSNPKRGKKEHDMGTEKPSSLISFSW; this is encoded by the exons ATGGAGGAAGAAACCCTAAATCCTGAACCAGAGACCGTGACTTCGCAAGAGAACAACAATGGAGACCAACCCATGCTGGATGCCGCTGACCAAAATCCTAACTCCTCCAGCTCCGATTCCGATTCCGACTCTGGCTCCGATGACGAAGACCAATCCCAGCAAAACCTGGAGATTCAAACCCTCGAAACCGAGCTCGCAACCAACCCCTCCAACTACGATGCCCATGTCCAA TACATTAAGATTCTGAGGAAAATGGCTGACATTGAAAAGCTGAGGCGAGCGAGGGAAGCTATGAGTAAGCTGTTGCCGTTAACCCCCTCCATGTGGCAGGATTGGGCTAAGGACGAACTTGCTATGGGCTCCGGACCCGAGACGTTTTCTACAGTTGAAAAGCTTTATGAGCAAGGAGTCTCTGATTATCTG TCCATCTCTCTTTGGCGAGACTACTTAAATTTTGTTCGAGAAAATGATCCTTCAGTAAAAGAATCTTCACCTGCTGGTATTTCCAAGGCAAGAGATTTATTTGAGCGTGCTCTTACTGCAGCTGGTTTGCATGTATCTGAAGGCAATAAGATATGGGAAGCTTACAGGGAGTTTGAGCAAGCTATATATGATACTATCGATGGGACTGACACTCAG CAGGCAAGAGAGAAGCAAATTCAGCGCATTCGTGTTATATTCCAACGTCAGCTATCAGTTCCCCATGTTAATATGAGATCAACACTTTTGGCTTACAAGGCATGGGAGATGGAACAAGGAACCATTGTTGACACTGGCTTCAGTGATCAGGATGGTATTTCATCTCATGTTGCCGCAGCATACCAAAAGGCATTGGAAATTTATAATGCCCGTGTTCATTTTGAAGAACAAATCAGTCAGCATGATATGCCTGAGATAGAAAGACTTGAAAAGTTCATG AACTACTTGAAATTTGAGCAATCTTCTGGAGATCCTGCCCGTGTTCAAGTGTTGTATGAACGGGCTATTGCTGAGTTTCCTATAGCCAGTCAGCTCTGGCTTGATTATACTTCCTATTTGGACAAAACTTTGAAG gTTGGCGGAATTATAAGCAACGTTTATTCTAGGGCCGTAAAGAATTGCCCCTGGGTTGGAGAACTTTGGGTCAGATATTTGCTTTCCTTGGAGCGTGGCCATGCTTCTGAGAAAGAGATTGCAGCT GTGTTTTGCAAGTCCCAGCAATGTACCTTTTCAACCCTTGATGAG TACGTGGAGTTGTTTCTCACCCGCATAGATGGCTTAAGACGAAGACTATCATGCCCCGTTGAAGGAGAGCACGCCTTGGATTATTCATTGTTGAGGGATACATTTCAG TCTGCATCGGATTACCTATCACCACAGATGAAGAACACAGATGTCCTGTTACGTTTGTATGCTTATTGGGCCCGCCTAGAGCTACATCTGGGAAAAGATTTAGTTGCTGCTCGGGGGGTTTGGGAAAGTTTACTGAAGATCAG TGGTACGATGATGGAAGCCTGGCTAGGTTATATAGCAATGGAAATTGAATCGGGCCATGTGAATGAAGCTCGGTCCATATATAGGAGATGCTACAGTAAAAAATTCCCCGGCACTGGTTCAGAG GACATTTGCTACTTGTGGTTGCGCTTTGAGAGGGAGTTTGGGTCGTTGGATGATTTCGACTATGCAGAACGTAAG GTTGCTCCCCGTCTGCAAGAGCTTCAACTATTAAGGTCCAAGCAAGAATCCAAATTGACTGAAGAGAGGGAGAATTCTCTCAAAAAGAATGTGCGTGAGAAGAGAAAGCAAGCTTCAGATGTAAGTGATGAACAACCTCCAGCAAAGAGGCAAAAGGATGCAActcaaaagcaaaagaaagtgCATGGGAAGGATTATGAGGTGCAGAACAAAGCTGAACAAAATGAAGGGAAAGAGATGAAAGCCAAGGGGGCCAAAGATGTACAAAATGAGATGAAAGAGCCTGTTCTAGAGAAAACAAAAGTATACGCTGACCAATGCACTGCTTTTGTATCAAACCTTAGCTTAAAG GCAAATAATGAACATCTTTATCAGTTCTTCAGTGATGTTGGAGGAGTTGTTGCTATTCGAATACTGAAGGACAAGTTCACTGGAAATTCaagg GGACTAGCATATGTGGACTTCTCAGATGATGCACACCTTGCTGCAGCCATAGCAAAAAATAAACAGACACTCCTAGACAGGAAGCTGAGCATTGCACGATCAAATCCAAAGCGTGGCAAGAAAGAACATG ATATGGGAACAGAAAAGCCCTCATCTCTTATATCATTTTCCTGGTAA
- the LOC133743403 gene encoding uncharacterized protein LOC133743403 isoform X2: MEEETLNPEPETVTSQENNNGDQPMLDAADQNPNSSSSDSDSDSGSDDEDQSQQNLEIQTLETELATNPSNYDAHVQYIKILRKMADIEKLRRAREAMSKLLPLTPSMWQDWAKDELAMGSGPETFSTVEKLYEQGVSDYLSISLWRDYLNFVRENDPSVKESSPAGISKARDLFERALTAAGLHVSEGNKIWEAYREFEQAIYDTIDGTDTQAREKQIQRIRVIFQRQLSVPHVNMRSTLLAYKAWEMEQGTIVDTGFSDQDGISSHVAAAYQKALEIYNARVHFEEQISQHDMPEIERLEKFMNYLKFEQSSGDPARVQVLYERAIAEFPIASQLWLDYTSYLDKTLKVGGIISNVYSRAVKNCPWVGELWVRYLLSLERGHASEKEIAAVFCKSQQCTFSTLDEYVELFLTRIDGLRRRLSCPVEGEHALDYSLLRDTFQSASDYLSPQMKNTDVLLRLYAYWARLELHLGKDLVAARGVWESLLKISGTMMEAWLGYIAMEIESGHVNEARSIYRRCYSKKFPGTGSEDICYLWLRFEREFGSLDDFDYAERKVAPRLQELQLLRSKQESKLTEERENSLKKNVREKRKQASDVSDEQPPAKRQKDATQKQKKVHGKDYEVQNKAEQNEGKEMKAKGAKDVQNEMKEPVLEKTKVYADQCTAFVSNLSLKANNEHLYQFFSDVGGVVAIRILKDKFTGNSRGLAYVDFSDDAHLAAAIAKNKQTLLDRKLSIARSNPKRGKKEHGHTDQTGTASGSGETPNEPRASQGSDSAIKRKNTFAVPRNVAALGWITNKPKTQDPDDEKPKSNDEFRNMFLKG; encoded by the exons ATGGAGGAAGAAACCCTAAATCCTGAACCAGAGACCGTGACTTCGCAAGAGAACAACAATGGAGACCAACCCATGCTGGATGCCGCTGACCAAAATCCTAACTCCTCCAGCTCCGATTCCGATTCCGACTCTGGCTCCGATGACGAAGACCAATCCCAGCAAAACCTGGAGATTCAAACCCTCGAAACCGAGCTCGCAACCAACCCCTCCAACTACGATGCCCATGTCCAA TACATTAAGATTCTGAGGAAAATGGCTGACATTGAAAAGCTGAGGCGAGCGAGGGAAGCTATGAGTAAGCTGTTGCCGTTAACCCCCTCCATGTGGCAGGATTGGGCTAAGGACGAACTTGCTATGGGCTCCGGACCCGAGACGTTTTCTACAGTTGAAAAGCTTTATGAGCAAGGAGTCTCTGATTATCTG TCCATCTCTCTTTGGCGAGACTACTTAAATTTTGTTCGAGAAAATGATCCTTCAGTAAAAGAATCTTCACCTGCTGGTATTTCCAAGGCAAGAGATTTATTTGAGCGTGCTCTTACTGCAGCTGGTTTGCATGTATCTGAAGGCAATAAGATATGGGAAGCTTACAGGGAGTTTGAGCAAGCTATATATGATACTATCGATGGGACTGACACTCAG GCAAGAGAGAAGCAAATTCAGCGCATTCGTGTTATATTCCAACGTCAGCTATCAGTTCCCCATGTTAATATGAGATCAACACTTTTGGCTTACAAGGCATGGGAGATGGAACAAGGAACCATTGTTGACACTGGCTTCAGTGATCAGGATGGTATTTCATCTCATGTTGCCGCAGCATACCAAAAGGCATTGGAAATTTATAATGCCCGTGTTCATTTTGAAGAACAAATCAGTCAGCATGATATGCCTGAGATAGAAAGACTTGAAAAGTTCATG AACTACTTGAAATTTGAGCAATCTTCTGGAGATCCTGCCCGTGTTCAAGTGTTGTATGAACGGGCTATTGCTGAGTTTCCTATAGCCAGTCAGCTCTGGCTTGATTATACTTCCTATTTGGACAAAACTTTGAAG gTTGGCGGAATTATAAGCAACGTTTATTCTAGGGCCGTAAAGAATTGCCCCTGGGTTGGAGAACTTTGGGTCAGATATTTGCTTTCCTTGGAGCGTGGCCATGCTTCTGAGAAAGAGATTGCAGCT GTGTTTTGCAAGTCCCAGCAATGTACCTTTTCAACCCTTGATGAG TACGTGGAGTTGTTTCTCACCCGCATAGATGGCTTAAGACGAAGACTATCATGCCCCGTTGAAGGAGAGCACGCCTTGGATTATTCATTGTTGAGGGATACATTTCAG TCTGCATCGGATTACCTATCACCACAGATGAAGAACACAGATGTCCTGTTACGTTTGTATGCTTATTGGGCCCGCCTAGAGCTACATCTGGGAAAAGATTTAGTTGCTGCTCGGGGGGTTTGGGAAAGTTTACTGAAGATCAG TGGTACGATGATGGAAGCCTGGCTAGGTTATATAGCAATGGAAATTGAATCGGGCCATGTGAATGAAGCTCGGTCCATATATAGGAGATGCTACAGTAAAAAATTCCCCGGCACTGGTTCAGAG GACATTTGCTACTTGTGGTTGCGCTTTGAGAGGGAGTTTGGGTCGTTGGATGATTTCGACTATGCAGAACGTAAG GTTGCTCCCCGTCTGCAAGAGCTTCAACTATTAAGGTCCAAGCAAGAATCCAAATTGACTGAAGAGAGGGAGAATTCTCTCAAAAAGAATGTGCGTGAGAAGAGAAAGCAAGCTTCAGATGTAAGTGATGAACAACCTCCAGCAAAGAGGCAAAAGGATGCAActcaaaagcaaaagaaagtgCATGGGAAGGATTATGAGGTGCAGAACAAAGCTGAACAAAATGAAGGGAAAGAGATGAAAGCCAAGGGGGCCAAAGATGTACAAAATGAGATGAAAGAGCCTGTTCTAGAGAAAACAAAAGTATACGCTGACCAATGCACTGCTTTTGTATCAAACCTTAGCTTAAAG GCAAATAATGAACATCTTTATCAGTTCTTCAGTGATGTTGGAGGAGTTGTTGCTATTCGAATACTGAAGGACAAGTTCACTGGAAATTCaagg GGACTAGCATATGTGGACTTCTCAGATGATGCACACCTTGCTGCAGCCATAGCAAAAAATAAACAGACACTCCTAGACAGGAAGCTGAGCATTGCACGATCAAATCCAAAGCGTGGCAAGAAAGAACATG GGCACACTGATCAAACTGGCACAGCCAGTGGATCTGGTGAGACCCCCAATGAACCTAGAGCAAGCCAAGGAAGTGACAGCGCGATTAAGAGGAAGAACACATTTGCGGTTCCGAGGAATGTTGCTGCACTTGGTTGGATCACGAATAAGCCAAAAACTCAGGATCCAGATGATGAAAAGCCAAAATCTAATGATGAGTTCAGAAACATGTTCCTGAAAGGTTAG
- the LOC133743403 gene encoding uncharacterized protein LOC133743403 isoform X1: MEEETLNPEPETVTSQENNNGDQPMLDAADQNPNSSSSDSDSDSGSDDEDQSQQNLEIQTLETELATNPSNYDAHVQYIKILRKMADIEKLRRAREAMSKLLPLTPSMWQDWAKDELAMGSGPETFSTVEKLYEQGVSDYLSISLWRDYLNFVRENDPSVKESSPAGISKARDLFERALTAAGLHVSEGNKIWEAYREFEQAIYDTIDGTDTQQAREKQIQRIRVIFQRQLSVPHVNMRSTLLAYKAWEMEQGTIVDTGFSDQDGISSHVAAAYQKALEIYNARVHFEEQISQHDMPEIERLEKFMNYLKFEQSSGDPARVQVLYERAIAEFPIASQLWLDYTSYLDKTLKVGGIISNVYSRAVKNCPWVGELWVRYLLSLERGHASEKEIAAVFCKSQQCTFSTLDEYVELFLTRIDGLRRRLSCPVEGEHALDYSLLRDTFQSASDYLSPQMKNTDVLLRLYAYWARLELHLGKDLVAARGVWESLLKISGTMMEAWLGYIAMEIESGHVNEARSIYRRCYSKKFPGTGSEDICYLWLRFEREFGSLDDFDYAERKVAPRLQELQLLRSKQESKLTEERENSLKKNVREKRKQASDVSDEQPPAKRQKDATQKQKKVHGKDYEVQNKAEQNEGKEMKAKGAKDVQNEMKEPVLEKTKVYADQCTAFVSNLSLKANNEHLYQFFSDVGGVVAIRILKDKFTGNSRGLAYVDFSDDAHLAAAIAKNKQTLLDRKLSIARSNPKRGKKEHGHTDQTGTASGSGETPNEPRASQGSDSAIKRKNTFAVPRNVAALGWITNKPKTQDPDDEKPKSNDEFRNMFLKG, encoded by the exons ATGGAGGAAGAAACCCTAAATCCTGAACCAGAGACCGTGACTTCGCAAGAGAACAACAATGGAGACCAACCCATGCTGGATGCCGCTGACCAAAATCCTAACTCCTCCAGCTCCGATTCCGATTCCGACTCTGGCTCCGATGACGAAGACCAATCCCAGCAAAACCTGGAGATTCAAACCCTCGAAACCGAGCTCGCAACCAACCCCTCCAACTACGATGCCCATGTCCAA TACATTAAGATTCTGAGGAAAATGGCTGACATTGAAAAGCTGAGGCGAGCGAGGGAAGCTATGAGTAAGCTGTTGCCGTTAACCCCCTCCATGTGGCAGGATTGGGCTAAGGACGAACTTGCTATGGGCTCCGGACCCGAGACGTTTTCTACAGTTGAAAAGCTTTATGAGCAAGGAGTCTCTGATTATCTG TCCATCTCTCTTTGGCGAGACTACTTAAATTTTGTTCGAGAAAATGATCCTTCAGTAAAAGAATCTTCACCTGCTGGTATTTCCAAGGCAAGAGATTTATTTGAGCGTGCTCTTACTGCAGCTGGTTTGCATGTATCTGAAGGCAATAAGATATGGGAAGCTTACAGGGAGTTTGAGCAAGCTATATATGATACTATCGATGGGACTGACACTCAG CAGGCAAGAGAGAAGCAAATTCAGCGCATTCGTGTTATATTCCAACGTCAGCTATCAGTTCCCCATGTTAATATGAGATCAACACTTTTGGCTTACAAGGCATGGGAGATGGAACAAGGAACCATTGTTGACACTGGCTTCAGTGATCAGGATGGTATTTCATCTCATGTTGCCGCAGCATACCAAAAGGCATTGGAAATTTATAATGCCCGTGTTCATTTTGAAGAACAAATCAGTCAGCATGATATGCCTGAGATAGAAAGACTTGAAAAGTTCATG AACTACTTGAAATTTGAGCAATCTTCTGGAGATCCTGCCCGTGTTCAAGTGTTGTATGAACGGGCTATTGCTGAGTTTCCTATAGCCAGTCAGCTCTGGCTTGATTATACTTCCTATTTGGACAAAACTTTGAAG gTTGGCGGAATTATAAGCAACGTTTATTCTAGGGCCGTAAAGAATTGCCCCTGGGTTGGAGAACTTTGGGTCAGATATTTGCTTTCCTTGGAGCGTGGCCATGCTTCTGAGAAAGAGATTGCAGCT GTGTTTTGCAAGTCCCAGCAATGTACCTTTTCAACCCTTGATGAG TACGTGGAGTTGTTTCTCACCCGCATAGATGGCTTAAGACGAAGACTATCATGCCCCGTTGAAGGAGAGCACGCCTTGGATTATTCATTGTTGAGGGATACATTTCAG TCTGCATCGGATTACCTATCACCACAGATGAAGAACACAGATGTCCTGTTACGTTTGTATGCTTATTGGGCCCGCCTAGAGCTACATCTGGGAAAAGATTTAGTTGCTGCTCGGGGGGTTTGGGAAAGTTTACTGAAGATCAG TGGTACGATGATGGAAGCCTGGCTAGGTTATATAGCAATGGAAATTGAATCGGGCCATGTGAATGAAGCTCGGTCCATATATAGGAGATGCTACAGTAAAAAATTCCCCGGCACTGGTTCAGAG GACATTTGCTACTTGTGGTTGCGCTTTGAGAGGGAGTTTGGGTCGTTGGATGATTTCGACTATGCAGAACGTAAG GTTGCTCCCCGTCTGCAAGAGCTTCAACTATTAAGGTCCAAGCAAGAATCCAAATTGACTGAAGAGAGGGAGAATTCTCTCAAAAAGAATGTGCGTGAGAAGAGAAAGCAAGCTTCAGATGTAAGTGATGAACAACCTCCAGCAAAGAGGCAAAAGGATGCAActcaaaagcaaaagaaagtgCATGGGAAGGATTATGAGGTGCAGAACAAAGCTGAACAAAATGAAGGGAAAGAGATGAAAGCCAAGGGGGCCAAAGATGTACAAAATGAGATGAAAGAGCCTGTTCTAGAGAAAACAAAAGTATACGCTGACCAATGCACTGCTTTTGTATCAAACCTTAGCTTAAAG GCAAATAATGAACATCTTTATCAGTTCTTCAGTGATGTTGGAGGAGTTGTTGCTATTCGAATACTGAAGGACAAGTTCACTGGAAATTCaagg GGACTAGCATATGTGGACTTCTCAGATGATGCACACCTTGCTGCAGCCATAGCAAAAAATAAACAGACACTCCTAGACAGGAAGCTGAGCATTGCACGATCAAATCCAAAGCGTGGCAAGAAAGAACATG GGCACACTGATCAAACTGGCACAGCCAGTGGATCTGGTGAGACCCCCAATGAACCTAGAGCAAGCCAAGGAAGTGACAGCGCGATTAAGAGGAAGAACACATTTGCGGTTCCGAGGAATGTTGCTGCACTTGGTTGGATCACGAATAAGCCAAAAACTCAGGATCCAGATGATGAAAAGCCAAAATCTAATGATGAGTTCAGAAACATGTTCCTGAAAGGTTAG